A single Thermoanaerobacter uzonensis DSM 18761 DNA region contains:
- a CDS encoding GerAB/ArcD/ProY family transporter yields the protein MIKNNDKISASQVSILLFTTMVGAGILSLPADVSKEVGPNGLIAILGGGIASLFFARLILYLSSKFPTETFVEYTGKLITRPISIVISIILVFYFTIFASLDVRIFGEVLKIYLLPNTPIEMIIITMLFTSAYLVRYGLEPIARMSEILFPIMVIPLVLLFLPALTDVDLSNFLPFMRVSLIKFFKGMLLTTYSFVGFEVLYLLFPYVIDREKLKRSVNSAVISTMLFYMYITFFVISIFGYKETREQLWPFLTLIKSLNFPVFFIENVEGIVMGIWTFTIFTSIYSFHYFAILTLTKLLKAREHSYFVLPAVPVMYLMALIPDSIVTVYKYAGYVSQYMSVFFIAILPILLFIILKVKRSGDKDEEKT from the coding sequence ATGATAAAAAACAATGATAAAATCTCTGCTAGTCAAGTATCAATATTGCTTTTCACTACTATGGTAGGAGCTGGAATATTAAGTCTTCCTGCAGATGTTTCAAAAGAGGTAGGGCCTAATGGACTTATAGCTATCTTAGGAGGAGGAATTGCTTCTCTTTTTTTTGCAAGGCTGATACTTTATTTATCTTCTAAATTTCCTACAGAAACTTTTGTTGAATATACTGGTAAACTTATAACAAGACCTATTTCTATTGTTATAAGTATTATACTTGTTTTTTACTTTACAATATTTGCAAGCCTTGATGTAAGAATTTTTGGGGAAGTTTTAAAAATATATCTTTTACCAAATACACCCATTGAAATGATAATTATTACAATGCTTTTTACTTCTGCTTATTTAGTACGATATGGACTTGAACCAATTGCACGAATGTCAGAAATTTTGTTTCCTATAATGGTGATACCCCTTGTATTACTTTTTTTGCCAGCTTTAACTGACGTAGACTTAAGCAATTTTCTTCCGTTTATGAGAGTTTCACTAATTAAGTTTTTTAAAGGAATGCTTTTGACTACCTATAGTTTTGTTGGCTTTGAGGTATTGTATTTGCTTTTTCCATATGTAATTGATAGAGAGAAGTTAAAAAGAAGTGTCAATTCAGCAGTAATCTCTACGATGTTGTTTTACATGTATATAACTTTTTTTGTAATCAGCATATTTGGATACAAGGAAACAAGGGAACAGTTGTGGCCTTTTTTGACCCTCATTAAATCTCTTAATTTTCCTGTGTTTTTTATTGAAAATGTAGAGGGAATTGTAATGGGAATATGGACATTCACCATCTTTACTTCTATTTATTCTTTTCACTATTTTGCTATTTTGACTCTTACAAAGCTTTTAAAAGCCAGAGAACATTCTTATTTTGTTTTGCCGGCAGTTCCAGTAATGTATTTAATGGCTTTAATTCCCGATTCTATTGTGACAGTTTATAAATATGCGGGTTATGTTTCTCAGTACATGTCAGTGTTTTTTATAGCTATATTGCCAATACTATTGTTTATCATTTTAAAAGTTAAAAGATCAGGTGATAAAGATGAAGAGAAAACTTAA